In Halorhabdus tiamatea SARL4B, a genomic segment contains:
- a CDS encoding DUF7553 family protein, protein MTRTELAAASDTLESAADSAGANADRLADFAGQLAQLAEAERGPDHGRMARIQTGLDEIQQEVDDGTAATIQDARTAISNYRETVDGV, encoded by the coding sequence ATGACACGAACCGAACTCGCGGCGGCGAGTGACACACTCGAATCAGCGGCAGACAGCGCAGGGGCGAACGCGGACCGACTCGCCGATTTCGCAGGCCAACTCGCTCAACTCGCCGAGGCCGAGCGCGGCCCCGACCACGGTCGCATGGCGCGCATCCAGACCGGGCTCGACGAGATCCAACAGGAGGTCGACGACGGGACAGCCGCCACCATTCAGGACGCTCGGACGGCGATCAGCAACTACCGCGAGACCGTCGACGGCGTCTAA
- a CDS encoding methyl-accepting chemotaxis protein, translating to MSKSPGIGSRIEQLLPDQIRKRYVRKFLLVVVIVTTLVLVVGVLAQSSVGAQLTDMRTQQLETSATQTADSMQQWDQRQRDIAEMIANHYTTSQFNANGIKDTMQSEVLSRDLLAAIHYVDIENGEIIRSTMEGLQGEPLSVRNLSWERDGINPAGVDEGRGRRTFYTVGGETRVAYISRTPEATTGMVLVYDVLDRANALTASIENGSTTVVDEDGTILFDTDRNATLTQYSEGNETVEMIREADNGSVGVADRGDELVGYAPVNGSDWIVLEHAPKSAAFALRDSVTTQLIIVIGATLAGLLALTLFVRQDVIPSIRSVSDGANEIAAGNLDVDIKDDGRIDEIGEVRGAFRETQSYLGVVAEQAEALARQDFEDPVLDEDVPGDLGESLETMRTDLQESIEEIEAARKQAQVSEQEANELAESLQAKADDFSTVMAEAAEGDLTQRLDETAENEAMADIAVAANEMLEELEDALAGVRTFAADVDDSAEEIATNAREVKRVSEDVSASVQEIANGSDRQNENVQAASEELTDLSAAIEEVASSADEVAQKSQQAAELGETGREYGSDAITEMNAVESQAEATIEEVESLESAMTEIEEIVELIDEIADQTNMLALNASIEAARAGEAGEGFAVVADEIKSLAAETSDATQDIEQRIEDVQAATDHVAEDMHDMGDSVTDGIGTVEDTVQLLEELVGQVEEANTGIQSINDATDDQAASTEEVVAMMDEVGSISEETASQAENVSAAAEEQTASITEVTQRIQSLTEQSTELRGAIDRFELEADSEVNETADDTGFEFGTEASREDADAALEDSLNESEGPDRADREVTIDDESGDEADDESGSEADAEPLADETPAADEESATPDGGETDR from the coding sequence ATGAGTAAGTCGCCAGGGATCGGTAGTCGGATCGAGCAGTTACTGCCGGATCAAATCAGGAAGCGATACGTTCGGAAGTTCCTTCTCGTCGTCGTGATTGTCACGACCCTCGTCTTGGTCGTCGGGGTTCTCGCACAGTCCTCGGTCGGGGCCCAGTTGACGGACATGCGGACCCAGCAACTTGAGACGTCAGCCACACAGACAGCAGACTCGATGCAACAGTGGGACCAGCGCCAGAGGGATATCGCCGAGATGATCGCCAACCACTACACGACCTCGCAGTTCAATGCCAACGGGATCAAGGACACGATGCAGAGTGAGGTGTTGTCCCGGGATCTCCTCGCTGCGATCCACTACGTCGACATCGAGAACGGAGAGATAATCAGGTCGACGATGGAGGGGCTCCAGGGCGAACCTCTCTCCGTCCGGAACCTCTCTTGGGAGCGAGACGGTATCAACCCGGCGGGCGTCGACGAGGGCCGGGGGCGCCGGACCTTCTATACCGTCGGCGGGGAGACAAGGGTCGCCTACATCAGTCGAACGCCGGAGGCTACGACTGGGATGGTTCTGGTTTATGACGTCCTGGATCGTGCGAACGCGCTCACGGCGTCGATCGAGAACGGATCGACGACCGTCGTCGACGAGGACGGCACGATTCTCTTTGATACGGACCGCAACGCCACGCTGACACAGTACAGCGAGGGCAACGAAACGGTCGAGATGATCCGAGAGGCCGACAACGGCAGCGTCGGCGTGGCAGATCGGGGTGACGAACTGGTCGGGTACGCGCCGGTCAACGGGTCCGACTGGATCGTCCTCGAACACGCGCCGAAGTCGGCGGCCTTCGCGCTACGTGACTCGGTCACCACTCAGTTGATCATCGTGATCGGGGCGACGCTGGCGGGACTGCTGGCGCTGACGCTGTTCGTCCGTCAGGACGTCATCCCGTCGATCAGGTCTGTCAGCGACGGCGCAAACGAGATTGCCGCCGGGAACCTCGACGTCGACATCAAAGACGACGGACGGATCGACGAGATTGGGGAGGTCCGTGGAGCCTTCAGGGAGACACAGTCGTACCTCGGGGTCGTCGCGGAGCAGGCCGAAGCACTGGCCCGCCAGGACTTCGAGGATCCGGTACTCGACGAGGACGTCCCGGGCGACCTCGGCGAATCCCTCGAGACGATGCGGACGGATCTCCAGGAATCCATCGAGGAGATCGAGGCCGCCAGAAAGCAGGCCCAGGTATCCGAGCAAGAGGCCAACGAACTGGCCGAGTCCCTCCAGGCGAAGGCCGACGATTTCAGCACCGTCATGGCCGAGGCGGCCGAGGGCGACCTGACCCAGCGTCTCGACGAGACGGCCGAAAACGAGGCGATGGCCGACATCGCCGTCGCCGCAAACGAGATGCTCGAGGAACTCGAGGACGCACTCGCCGGAGTCCGGACCTTCGCCGCGGACGTCGATGACTCCGCCGAGGAGATCGCGACGAACGCCCGCGAGGTCAAACGCGTCAGCGAGGACGTGAGTGCCTCGGTCCAGGAGATTGCGAACGGTTCGGACCGTCAAAACGAGAACGTCCAGGCTGCCTCCGAGGAGTTGACCGACCTCTCGGCGGCCATCGAGGAAGTGGCCTCCTCGGCAGACGAAGTCGCCCAGAAGTCCCAGCAGGCCGCCGAACTCGGTGAGACCGGTCGTGAATACGGCTCGGACGCGATCACGGAGATGAACGCGGTCGAGAGCCAGGCCGAGGCCACCATCGAGGAGGTCGAGAGCCTGGAATCGGCGATGACCGAGATCGAGGAGATCGTCGAACTCATCGACGAGATCGCCGACCAGACCAACATGCTCGCGCTGAACGCCTCGATCGAGGCCGCCCGCGCGGGCGAAGCCGGTGAAGGGTTCGCGGTCGTCGCCGACGAGATCAAGAGCCTCGCCGCCGAGACCAGCGACGCGACCCAGGACATCGAGCAGCGCATCGAAGACGTCCAGGCGGCGACCGACCACGTCGCCGAGGACATGCACGACATGGGCGATAGCGTCACCGACGGCATCGGAACGGTCGAGGACACTGTCCAGCTCTTGGAGGAACTCGTCGGGCAGGTCGAGGAAGCCAACACCGGCATCCAGTCGATCAACGACGCGACCGACGACCAGGCAGCCTCGACCGAGGAGGTCGTCGCGATGATGGACGAGGTCGGCTCGATCAGCGAGGAGACCGCGAGCCAGGCCGAGAACGTCTCGGCCGCCGCCGAGGAGCAGACGGCCTCGATCACTGAAGTCACCCAGCGGATCCAGTCGCTGACGGAGCAGTCCACCGAACTCCGGGGGGCTATCGATCGCTTCGAACTCGAAGCCGACAGCGAGGTGAACGAAACGGCCGACGACACCGGCTTCGAGTTCGGCACAGAGGCCAGCCGTGAAGACGCCGACGCAGCCCTCGAGGACAGCCTGAACGAGAGTGAGGGGCCCGACAGAGCGGACAGGGAGGTGACGATCGACGACGAGAGCGGCGACGAAGCCGACGACGAGAGCGGCAGCGAAGCCGACGCCGAACCGCTGGCCGACGAGACGCCCGCCGCGGACGAGGAGAGCGCGACACCAGACGGTGGCGAGACGGATCGCTGA
- a CDS encoding 30S ribosomal protein S12: MANGKYAARKLKKDRQQHRWSDSKYARRERGLGAKSDPLEGAPQGRGIVLEKVGIEAKQPNSAIRKCVRVQLIKNGKQVTAFCPGDGAISFIDEHDEVTIAGIGGAKGRAMGDLSGVNYKVEKVNGVSMIELVRGNAEKPVR, from the coding sequence ATGGCAAACGGCAAGTACGCCGCACGCAAGCTCAAGAAGGACCGCCAGCAACATCGGTGGTCCGACTCGAAGTACGCCCGCCGCGAGCGCGGTCTGGGCGCGAAGTCAGACCCCCTCGAAGGTGCACCCCAGGGCCGCGGTATCGTCCTGGAGAAGGTCGGGATCGAGGCCAAACAGCCCAACTCGGCGATCCGAAAGTGTGTTCGGGTCCAGCTCATCAAGAACGGCAAACAGGTGACTGCGTTCTGTCCCGGCGACGGCGCGATCTCCTTCATCGACGAGCACGACGAGGTCACGATCGCGGGGATCGGTGGCGCGAAGGGTCGGGCGATGGGTGACCTTTCGGGTGTCAACTACAAGGTCGAGAAAGTCAACGGCGTCTCGATGATCGAACTCGTTCGGGGCAACGCCGAGAAACCGGTGCGATAA
- a CDS encoding 30S ribosomal protein S7 translates to MSAETDSEADAETETETTGAKLFGSWATDDIEFRDPSTERYITVTPIAHTMGRHAKKQFQKSEISIVERLINRLMQTEENTGKKQQSTRLVREAFEIVHNNTDENPVQVLVRAIENSAPREETVRLKYGGISVPKAVDISPQRRVDQALKFLAEGTHNASFKTPTDAEEALAQQLMGAANNDVQTYAVNQKEEKERVAAAAR, encoded by the coding sequence ATGAGTGCCGAGACAGACTCAGAAGCCGACGCGGAGACCGAGACGGAGACGACTGGCGCGAAACTGTTCGGTAGCTGGGCGACCGACGACATCGAGTTCCGGGATCCCTCGACCGAACGCTACATTACGGTCACGCCGATCGCGCACACGATGGGTCGCCACGCCAAAAAGCAGTTCCAGAAGTCCGAGATCTCCATCGTCGAGCGCCTCATCAACCGCCTCATGCAGACCGAGGAGAACACGGGCAAGAAACAACAGAGCACGCGTCTCGTCCGAGAAGCCTTCGAGATCGTCCACAACAACACCGACGAGAATCCGGTTCAGGTGCTCGTCCGGGCGATCGAGAACAGCGCCCCCCGCGAGGAGACCGTTCGGCTCAAGTACGGTGGCATCAGCGTGCCCAAGGCCGTCGATATCTCCCCGCAGCGCCGCGTCGATCAGGCCCTGAAGTTCCTCGCCGAGGGGACCCACAACGCCTCGTTCAAGACGCCGACTGACGCCGAGGAAGCGCTCGCCCAACAGCTGATGGGGGCCGCCAACAACGACGTCCAGACCTACGCCGTCAACCAGAAAGAGGAGAAAGAACGCGTCGCTGCTGCGGCCCGATAA
- a CDS encoding 50S ribosomal protein L15e, with amino-acid sequence MARSFYSHIRDAWKNPDEGKVAELQWQRMQRWREQGAIERVERPTRLDRARSLGYKAKQGIVVARVSVRKGSARKERHIAGRRSKRQGVTRITRRKNLQRVAEERATRKYRNLRVLNSYWVGEDGSQKWFEAILVDPNHPAIENDDDLSWICDDDHENRAMRGLTSAGQRNRGLNGRGKGTEHTRPSNSGDSGRAK; translated from the coding sequence ATGGCACGAAGCTTCTACTCGCACATCCGAGACGCCTGGAAGAACCCCGACGAAGGCAAGGTCGCCGAACTCCAGTGGCAGCGCATGCAGCGCTGGCGCGAGCAAGGTGCGATCGAACGGGTCGAGCGACCGACGCGCCTCGACCGCGCCCGGTCGCTCGGCTACAAGGCAAAGCAGGGTATCGTCGTCGCTCGCGTGAGTGTCCGGAAGGGCAGCGCTCGCAAGGAACGACACATTGCCGGTCGACGCTCGAAACGCCAGGGCGTCACCCGGATCACGCGCCGGAAGAACCTCCAGCGCGTCGCCGAGGAGCGCGCGACCCGGAAGTACCGCAACCTGCGCGTACTCAACTCCTACTGGGTCGGCGAAGACGGGAGTCAGAAGTGGTTCGAAGCGATCCTGGTCGATCCGAACCACCCCGCGATCGAGAACGACGACGACCTCAGCTGGATCTGTGACGACGACCACGAGAACCGCGCGATGCGTGGCCTGACCAGCGCCGGACAGCGCAACCGTGGCCTCAACGGTCGCGGCAAAGGCACCGAACACACCCGTCCGAGCAACTCAGGCGACAGCGGGCGCGCGAAGTAA
- a CDS encoding TrmB family transcriptional regulator, with protein MDRDTLVAGLSDAELSTYQAEAYVTLLEQGVSPAVDVARHCSIPAPRIYDVLKELEQMGYVETLDRETLHARASDPADLVADLQATSERLGEVAGEIEDRWEQAPLGEHEMNVSKRAETAIDHAEDLIREADSTVDLALTDEQLVAFESALTTAAENDVVVRASVFPTAGERPDLVDHPVSDVVTELRRRSIQSPFLALIDRTQASLAPTARLPDPYGVIINDDIISFIFQWYFQTCLWSVWEPIGDGRAYPLVYVCLEEFVRDVYPLWWDGATVSLTVEGIDTDTGEERTISGVLRDVVYSGQTATDRPPTLAELSGQASMILWTPTGRRSIGGWGALIEDLEARRITLEDIELPT; from the coding sequence ATGGATCGGGACACACTCGTGGCAGGTCTTTCGGACGCTGAACTCTCGACGTATCAGGCCGAGGCGTACGTGACGCTGCTAGAACAGGGGGTTTCGCCGGCTGTCGACGTCGCCAGACACTGTTCGATTCCAGCCCCACGCATCTACGACGTGTTGAAGGAACTCGAACAGATGGGGTACGTCGAGACGCTCGATCGGGAGACGCTACACGCACGCGCCAGCGACCCGGCCGACCTCGTCGCGGACCTTCAGGCGACGAGCGAGCGCCTCGGGGAGGTCGCCGGGGAGATCGAGGATCGGTGGGAACAGGCACCCCTCGGGGAACACGAGATGAACGTGAGCAAGCGGGCCGAGACGGCGATCGATCACGCCGAGGACCTGATCCGTGAGGCCGACTCGACGGTCGACCTCGCGCTCACCGACGAGCAACTGGTGGCGTTCGAAAGCGCCCTCACGACGGCCGCCGAGAACGACGTGGTCGTCCGCGCGTCAGTGTTTCCGACTGCGGGCGAGCGGCCGGACCTCGTCGACCATCCCGTCAGTGACGTCGTCACCGAACTGCGCCGGCGCTCGATTCAGAGTCCTTTTCTCGCGCTGATCGACCGGACTCAAGCGTCACTTGCGCCGACGGCACGGCTTCCCGACCCCTACGGTGTCATTATCAACGACGACATCATCTCGTTTATTTTCCAGTGGTACTTCCAAACGTGCCTGTGGTCAGTCTGGGAACCGATCGGGGACGGTCGAGCGTATCCACTGGTGTACGTCTGTCTCGAAGAGTTCGTCCGCGATGTCTATCCGCTGTGGTGGGACGGCGCGACCGTCTCGTTGACTGTCGAGGGTATCGATACGGACACTGGTGAGGAACGGACGATCTCGGGGGTCCTGCGCGACGTCGTCTACTCGGGGCAGACGGCGACCGACCGCCCGCCGACGCTCGCGGAACTCTCCGGACAGGCGTCGATGATCCTCTGGACGCCGACGGGCCGCCGTTCGATCGGCGGCTGGGGTGCGCTGATCGAGGATCTCGAAGCCCGCCGCATCACGCTTGAGGACATCGAACTCCCCACCTGA
- a CDS encoding cellulase family glycosylhydrolase codes for MTDPDRPSKGDREVSQSNGPPGGKGPSRRTFLKSSVVTGALAFGVGTGALGSASASIPTPRLHRDGNLIKDPDGNTVTLRGVNIADPKRINETAQARGMTATQVIDMLTDESNGWYPRMIRVPVQPVDIGEYEPGSGPPVPAFNESELESYLTDHLDEVVERCADRGVYCIIDYHRHRDVQWAEGQDGPVNTDLQDEVDLFWDTVAPRYADQSHVLYEVYNEPTEPGMWEDPTTTQWVADIWQLWLEMAQPWVDTIRSHADNLILMGSPSWTQSPEGALVEEFDGEDIAYTYHIYPGHNSSRNQDWEDASTNGEGVAGVYEQAPLFVTEFGWEENGGQYIGGTDDFGTAFLEFLEKSEAIHWTAWCADPVWRPVMFSRPFADNADDSIGDPYNGSVPEACSDPPCEWELTTGSGAMGDDVKAALEQYRNDGLPGEGTGGGGDDGGDDEDITPPTMPSSLSVQSTTETSVEVAWSASTDSGGSGLDSYVVSVDGSPDQTVPAGTTSATTDGLTAATTYEIGVSAVDAAGNESATATVQATTVAADDGEGGDDEDESDDEPPADALVVNDYDSDPAWSSNRNDLGQWCGAGSFENGGGEVQDGAVVLEYDNGGWFVEQIGQDVSEYSSVVLEVSGANGGEEDEFLFDMGGARDLLANVTDDSISTSSSTVEVDFESAGIDPSAGGLSVRLNFWQGGTSTLEIEEIRLQ; via the coding sequence ATGACAGATCCAGACAGACCCTCAAAAGGGGACAGAGAGGTATCGCAGTCGAACGGACCGCCGGGCGGGAAAGGGCCCTCGCGGCGGACGTTTCTGAAAAGTAGCGTCGTGACCGGCGCGTTAGCGTTCGGCGTCGGAACGGGCGCGCTCGGGAGTGCGTCAGCGTCGATCCCGACGCCCCGGCTCCACCGGGACGGGAACCTGATCAAGGATCCCGACGGAAATACCGTCACTCTTCGTGGCGTCAACATCGCCGATCCAAAGCGGATCAACGAGACCGCCCAGGCGCGCGGGATGACGGCGACCCAGGTCATCGACATGCTCACCGACGAGTCAAACGGCTGGTATCCGCGGATGATCCGCGTCCCGGTCCAGCCGGTCGACATCGGCGAGTACGAACCCGGCTCGGGGCCGCCCGTCCCGGCGTTCAACGAGAGCGAGCTCGAGTCGTATCTCACCGACCACCTCGACGAGGTCGTCGAGCGCTGTGCCGATCGGGGCGTCTACTGCATCATCGACTACCACCGCCATCGGGACGTCCAGTGGGCGGAGGGCCAGGACGGGCCGGTCAACACCGACCTCCAGGACGAGGTCGACCTGTTCTGGGACACGGTCGCGCCGCGGTACGCTGACCAATCGCACGTCCTCTATGAGGTGTACAACGAACCGACCGAGCCTGGGATGTGGGAAGACCCGACGACGACCCAGTGGGTCGCCGACATCTGGCAACTCTGGCTCGAGATGGCCCAGCCGTGGGTCGACACGATCCGGAGTCACGCCGACAACCTGATCCTGATGGGCTCGCCCAGTTGGACCCAGAGTCCGGAGGGCGCTCTCGTCGAGGAGTTCGACGGCGAGGACATCGCCTACACCTATCACATCTACCCCGGTCACAATTCCAGCCGGAATCAGGACTGGGAGGACGCTTCGACCAACGGCGAAGGCGTCGCCGGCGTCTACGAGCAGGCGCCGCTGTTCGTTACCGAGTTCGGCTGGGAAGAGAACGGTGGACAGTACATCGGCGGGACCGACGACTTCGGGACCGCCTTTCTGGAGTTCCTCGAGAAGAGCGAGGCGATCCACTGGACAGCCTGGTGTGCCGATCCGGTCTGGCGGCCCGTGATGTTCAGCCGGCCGTTCGCCGACAACGCCGACGACTCGATCGGCGATCCCTACAACGGGTCGGTCCCCGAGGCTTGCTCGGACCCACCCTGCGAGTGGGAGCTGACCACCGGCAGCGGGGCCATGGGTGACGACGTCAAGGCGGCCCTCGAACAGTACCGCAACGACGGACTCCCCGGTGAAGGAACCGGTGGCGGTGGTGATGACGGTGGCGACGACGAGGACATCACTCCACCCACGATGCCGAGTTCACTCTCGGTCCAGTCGACGACCGAAACCTCAGTCGAGGTCGCCTGGAGCGCGTCGACGGACTCGGGCGGGTCCGGCCTCGACAGCTACGTCGTCTCCGTCGACGGCTCGCCGGACCAGACAGTTCCGGCTGGCACGACGAGTGCGACGACCGACGGGCTCACTGCGGCGACGACCTACGAGATCGGCGTCTCGGCCGTCGACGCGGCTGGCAACGAGTCCGCCACGGCGACTGTACAGGCCACGACCGTGGCGGCCGACGACGGCGAGGGCGGTGACGACGAAGACGAGAGCGACGACGAACCGCCCGCGGACGCCCTGGTGGTCAACGATTACGACAGCGACCCGGCGTGGTCGTCCAACCGGAACGATCTCGGCCAGTGGTGTGGGGCCGGGTCCTTCGAGAACGGTGGCGGCGAGGTTCAAGACGGCGCGGTGGTCCTCGAGTACGACAACGGCGGGTGGTTCGTCGAGCAGATCGGCCAGGACGTCTCGGAATACTCGTCGGTCGTCCTCGAAGTCAGCGGGGCGAACGGCGGCGAAGAGGACGAGTTCCTCTTCGATATGGGTGGGGCCCGCGACCTTCTCGCGAACGTGACTGACGATTCGATTTCGACCTCGTCTTCGACGGTCGAAGTCGACTTCGAATCGGCCGGTATCGACCCGTCGGCTGGTGGGCTTTCAGTCCGACTGAACTTCTGGCAGGGCGGCACAAGCACCCTCGAAATCGAGGAGATCCGTCTCCAGTAA
- a CDS encoding fibronectin type III domain-containing protein, translated as MTDHDTHDGSESTTNDGRIIDDVSRRDVLKAAGASAITAGFASSIVGSASAVGIPTPWLHRDGNLIKDPDGNQVVLRGVNIADPARLARSWRSKDSMGVFEKATNTDESNDGGWHNNILRVPTQPQDIGDAGSGSIGSMPHNDDWGPLLPGQIDESDLETYFSNYIDPIVDAAEEEGLYVMVDYHRHFPIFHQPQHEDDLGDYQCGSESFENDIGFCGERGVLWHSEEQASQLDGYTEEYAAELDQELQMYWNFVAPRYNDRSHVVYDIYNEPTGPYAGDWGSPTEMPSTGEEGEGNAAYDAEENQQYWDMWVDRAQPWIDTVREHAPDNLVTIGSPRWSQLTYWAPTNEFDGENICYTGHIYAHEGMRPLSDSFGMAAEEVPVFLSEFGWAEGGGRDGFNFLEGTTSEYADGFESFIDEYPIHPICWNFDHTWEPSFFVHDESQDGDWVIHDYEARPAQWWQEYLYENRNNDLPGSDSDGGDTQAPSIPSNLSVTDETSSSITVSWSAASDSGTAGLAQYNVLVDGTLEQTVSAGTTSATISGLAADTSYQIAVSAEDAAGNTSGTTTITADTDAGSDDGDTQAPSAPSNVSIESTTQSSVDVTWSASTDSGGSGLDSYVVSVDGSPDQTVSAGTTSATVDGLDAGTTYQIGVTAVDGAGNESAATSVQATTSESDDDDNGTSEGSIATIDARMTSASTGDLVQFWISDETGNQTWITGLEWELGNGTSGRGWYTDERYQSTGTYTVTLTATNNEGETSTDQVEVTIS; from the coding sequence ATGACAGATCACGACACACACGACGGCAGCGAATCGACGACGAACGACGGGCGAATCATCGACGATGTCTCGCGGCGGGACGTCCTCAAGGCGGCCGGGGCGAGTGCGATCACGGCCGGATTCGCGAGCAGTATCGTGGGTTCGGCCTCGGCAGTCGGCATCCCCACGCCGTGGCTTCACCGCGACGGCAATCTGATCAAGGACCCCGACGGCAACCAGGTCGTTCTTCGCGGGGTCAACATCGCCGATCCGGCCCGGCTGGCACGGTCCTGGCGAAGCAAGGATTCGATGGGTGTCTTCGAGAAGGCCACGAACACCGACGAGTCAAACGACGGCGGCTGGCACAACAATATCCTCCGGGTGCCGACCCAGCCCCAGGACATCGGCGACGCCGGGTCCGGCAGCATCGGGAGTATGCCACACAACGACGACTGGGGGCCGCTGCTGCCCGGCCAGATCGACGAGTCGGACCTGGAGACGTACTTCTCAAACTACATCGACCCGATCGTCGACGCCGCCGAGGAGGAGGGGCTGTACGTGATGGTCGACTATCACCGCCACTTCCCGATTTTCCACCAGCCCCAACACGAGGACGACCTCGGCGACTACCAGTGTGGTAGCGAGTCCTTCGAGAACGACATCGGCTTCTGTGGCGAACGTGGCGTGCTCTGGCACTCCGAGGAGCAGGCCTCACAGCTCGATGGCTACACCGAGGAGTACGCCGCCGAGCTCGACCAGGAGCTCCAGATGTACTGGAACTTCGTCGCGCCGCGGTACAACGACCGTTCGCACGTCGTCTACGACATCTACAACGAGCCGACCGGTCCCTACGCGGGCGACTGGGGGTCGCCGACCGAAATGCCCTCGACTGGCGAGGAAGGTGAAGGCAACGCCGCTTACGACGCCGAAGAGAACCAGCAGTACTGGGACATGTGGGTCGACCGTGCTCAGCCGTGGATCGACACTGTCCGCGAGCATGCGCCCGACAACCTCGTCACGATCGGCTCCCCACGGTGGAGTCAGCTCACCTACTGGGCACCGACCAACGAGTTCGACGGCGAGAACATCTGTTACACCGGCCACATCTACGCCCACGAGGGGATGCGGCCGCTGTCGGACTCCTTTGGGATGGCAGCCGAGGAGGTTCCGGTGTTCCTCAGCGAGTTCGGCTGGGCCGAGGGCGGCGGTCGCGACGGCTTCAACTTCCTCGAAGGAACGACCTCCGAGTACGCCGACGGCTTCGAGAGCTTCATCGACGAGTACCCGATCCACCCGATCTGCTGGAACTTCGATCACACCTGGGAGCCCTCTTTCTTCGTCCACGACGAGAGTCAGGACGGCGACTGGGTCATCCACGACTACGAGGCCCGTCCTGCACAGTGGTGGCAGGAGTACCTCTATGAGAACCGCAATAACGACCTGCCCGGAAGCGACAGCGACGGCGGCGACACGCAAGCGCCGTCGATTCCGTCGAACCTCTCCGTGACTGACGAGACGAGTTCCTCGATCACGGTCTCCTGGAGCGCCGCCTCAGATTCGGGGACGGCCGGACTTGCCCAGTACAACGTCCTCGTCGACGGCACGCTGGAGCAGACGGTTTCGGCCGGCACGACGAGTGCGACCATCTCGGGGCTGGCTGCTGACACCTCCTATCAGATCGCGGTCTCGGCCGAGGACGCTGCCGGCAACACGTCCGGGACGACGACGATCACGGCCGACACCGACGCCGGCAGCGACGACGGTGACACGCAAGCCCCGTCGGCCCCGTCGAACGTTTCGATCGAGTCGACGACCCAATCCTCGGTCGACGTGACCTGGAGCGCGTCGACGGATTCGGGCGGGTCCGGCCTCGACAGCTACGTCGTCTCCGTCGACGGCTCGCCGGACCAGACGGTTTCGGCGGGCACGACGAGTGCGACGGTCGACGGATTGGACGCTGGAACGACCTACCAGATCGGCGTCACCGCGGTCGACGGTGCGGGCAACGAGTCCGCCGCGACGAGCGTCCAGGCCACGACGAGCGAGTCCGACGACGATGACAACGGAACGTCCGAGGGCTCGATCGCGACGATCGATGCGAGGATGACCTCGGCGTCGACCGGCGATCTCGTCCAGTTCTGGATCTCCGACGAGACCGGCAACCAGACCTGGATCACCGGGCTGGAGTGGGAACTCGGCAACGGCACTTCGGGCCGTGGCTGGTACACCGACGAGCGCTACCAGTCGACAGGTACCTACACGGTCACGCTGACTGCGACCAACAACGAGGGCGAGACGTCCACCGACCAGGTCGAGGTGACCATCTCCTGA